The Deinococcus seoulensis genome has a segment encoding these proteins:
- the minD gene encoding septum site-determining protein MinD produces the protein MNAKVIVVTSGKGGVGKTTTTANIGAALAKLGEKVAVIDVDVGLRNLDVVMGLESRVVFDLVDVLEGKCRMSQALIRDKRVENLFLLPASQTRDKDALDPEVFRGVVRDLIETEGFDRILIDSPAGIESGFKTAAAPAEGALVVVNPEVSSVRDADRIIGLLEAQQVSEIRLVINRLRPKMVASGNMLSEADILDILGVKPIGIVPEDEGIIISTNVGEPAVLGKTKAGEAFMATARRLKGEDVPYPKFEEDKGFLAALRRLFGGA, from the coding sequence ATGAATGCCAAGGTTATTGTGGTCACGTCCGGCAAGGGGGGCGTGGGTAAAACCACGACCACCGCGAACATAGGAGCGGCACTCGCGAAACTGGGTGAGAAGGTCGCGGTCATTGACGTGGATGTGGGCCTGCGGAACCTGGATGTGGTGATGGGTCTGGAGTCGCGGGTGGTGTTCGATCTGGTGGACGTGCTGGAAGGCAAGTGCCGCATGTCTCAGGCGCTGATCCGGGATAAGCGGGTGGAGAACCTGTTCCTGCTGCCCGCCAGTCAGACGCGTGACAAGGACGCGCTGGACCCGGAGGTGTTCCGGGGTGTGGTGCGTGACCTGATCGAGACCGAGGGCTTCGACCGGATTCTGATCGATTCTCCGGCGGGGATCGAGTCGGGTTTCAAGACGGCGGCCGCCCCGGCGGAGGGGGCGCTGGTGGTCGTGAACCCGGAGGTGTCCAGCGTGCGTGACGCGGACCGCATCATCGGGCTGCTGGAGGCTCAGCAGGTCAGTGAGATCCGGCTGGTCATCAACCGCCTGCGTCCGAAGATGGTGGCGAGCGGGAACATGCTCTCGGAGGCGGACATTCTGGACATCCTGGGGGTCAAGCCGATCGGGATCGTGCCGGAGGACGAGGGGATCATCATCTCGACGAACGTGGGGGAGCCGGCGGTGCTGGGGAAGACGAAGGCGGGCGAGGCGTTCATGGCGACCGCGCGGCGCCTGAAGGGCGAGGACGTGCCGTACCCGAAGTTCGAGGAGGACAAGGGGTTCCTGGCGGCGCTGCGCCGACTGTTCGGGGGGGCCTGA
- a CDS encoding alpha/beta fold hydrolase has product MKLNRSALALLPLTATLAACNPTPTPAAPDPMAPFTGQTLGWAACDATILGSDNADLFSELGSRLQCADMTVPQNWAKPDAGTLSVSLIRVTASDSKQRQGAIFFNPGGPGGDGLSFAPFNAYFWANGDTSTTRGANLKKMTEQYDLIGFSPRGVGASSRLYCGSNELIDPINPPAADRSAANVNRMIRAGKLTALACQKNPLTPFINTDATARDLNLARQLLGDQKLNYIGYSYGTWLGSWYAKTFPEHTGRMLLDGNMSWNETMQDAFGLQPAAFERDFRDSAAPYLARQNAYFGLGATGTDVYTTQNELEENLRFITSRYIVQFMYGRDSLPLIGVVLKPAAVLSSLIKAKPAATTNELGTLALKQTYFPDAETNDLAKQLALLFLQIREDLRNPAPTPVELDTSSSVFRAVTCNDTAWKSNLSAARALDDREARDYPLIGGASVSNPCLQWKGGPSVQQPKLPANMPPVLMLQNELDPATPQEGALRALNSTPSARMIFIDDEPQHVAFPYDTDCVDTPITEYFLTGKMPSDKLTNCAALPLPGENAVVPVKTQGVIPMARKRANDTVAKNLKVQNGALCVATPTLSAQSLREQRVSYARDEARRIIERDAQRIFTAQGAYGLQIKPLIMNRCQ; this is encoded by the coding sequence ATGAAACTCAACCGCTCTGCCCTGGCCCTGCTTCCACTGACCGCCACTCTGGCCGCCTGCAACCCCACTCCGACCCCCGCCGCGCCGGACCCCATGGCTCCCTTCACCGGTCAGACCCTGGGCTGGGCCGCGTGTGACGCCACCATCCTGGGCAGCGACAACGCCGACCTGTTCAGCGAACTGGGCAGCCGCCTGCAGTGCGCCGACATGACCGTTCCGCAGAACTGGGCCAAACCCGACGCCGGCACGCTGAGCGTCTCGCTGATCCGCGTGACTGCCAGCGACAGCAAGCAGCGGCAGGGCGCGATCTTCTTCAATCCGGGCGGCCCCGGCGGCGACGGCCTGTCGTTCGCGCCGTTCAACGCCTACTTCTGGGCCAACGGCGACACCAGCACCACGCGCGGCGCCAACCTGAAGAAGATGACCGAGCAGTACGACCTGATCGGTTTCTCCCCGCGTGGCGTGGGGGCCAGCAGCCGCCTGTACTGCGGCAGCAACGAACTGATCGACCCGATCAACCCGCCCGCCGCCGACCGCAGCGCCGCCAACGTGAACCGCATGATCCGCGCCGGGAAGCTGACCGCCCTGGCCTGCCAGAAAAACCCGCTGACGCCGTTTATCAACACCGACGCCACCGCCCGCGACCTGAACCTGGCGCGGCAACTGCTGGGCGACCAGAAACTGAACTACATCGGGTACTCGTACGGCACGTGGCTGGGCTCCTGGTACGCCAAGACCTTCCCCGAACACACCGGGCGGATGCTGCTGGACGGCAACATGTCCTGGAACGAGACCATGCAGGACGCCTTCGGCCTGCAACCCGCCGCCTTCGAACGGGACTTCCGCGACTCTGCCGCGCCGTACCTGGCACGTCAGAACGCGTACTTCGGTCTGGGCGCGACCGGCACCGACGTGTACACCACGCAGAACGAGCTAGAAGAGAACCTGCGCTTCATCACCAGCCGCTACATCGTGCAGTTCATGTACGGCCGCGACAGCCTGCCCCTGATCGGCGTCGTCCTGAAACCCGCCGCCGTGCTCAGCAGCCTGATCAAGGCCAAGCCGGCTGCCACGACCAACGAACTGGGCACCCTGGCCCTGAAACAGACTTACTTCCCGGATGCCGAAACCAACGACCTGGCCAAACAGCTGGCGCTGCTGTTCCTTCAGATCCGTGAGGACCTGCGTAACCCAGCACCGACCCCCGTCGAACTGGACACGTCCTCCTCGGTGTTCAGGGCCGTGACCTGCAACGACACTGCCTGGAAGTCCAACCTGAGCGCCGCCCGCGCCCTGGACGACCGCGAGGCGCGCGACTACCCCCTGATCGGGGGCGCGTCGGTCAGCAACCCCTGCCTGCAGTGGAAAGGCGGCCCCAGTGTCCAGCAGCCCAAACTGCCCGCGAACATGCCGCCCGTCCTGATGCTCCAGAACGAACTGGACCCCGCCACGCCGCAGGAAGGCGCGCTGCGTGCCCTGAACAGCACGCCCAGCGCCCGCATGATCTTCATTGACGACGAACCCCAGCACGTCGCGTTCCCGTACGACACCGACTGCGTGGATACACCCATCACCGAGTACTTCCTGACCGGCAAGATGCCCAGCGACAAGCTGACCAACTGCGCCGCCCTGCCACTGCCCGGCGAGAACGCCGTCGTGCCGGTCAAGACGCAAGGTGTCATTCCCATGGCACGCAAACGCGCCAATGACACCGTCGCCAAGAACCTGAAGGTGCAGAACGGCGCGCTGTGCGTCGCCACGCCCACCCTGAGCGCCCAGTCCCTGCGGGAACAGCGTGTCTCGTACGCCCGCGACGAGGCCCGCCGCATCATCGAACGGGATGCGCAACGCATCTTCACCGCGCAGGGTGCCTACGGCCTGCAGATCAAGCCGCTGATCATGAACCGCTGCCAGTAA
- the rimO gene encoding 30S ribosomal protein S12 methylthiotransferase RimO, translated as MMMEGNGPAVAGAKRVGFISLGCPKALVDSERILTQLRFEGYEVAASYENADAVIVNTCGFITPAVEESLSAIGEALEATGKVIVTGCLGERPEKIMERHPKVAAITGSEAVDDVMGHVRTLLPIDTSAFTGLLPVAAPGTRADAVQPEREDTRHGDVFAPSVKLTPKHYAYVKIAEGCNHTCSFCIIPKLRGLQVSRDAGSVLYEAYRLIAGGTKELMIISQDTSAYGVDVRYRESEFQGEQVRAHLTDLAVKLGEMGAWVRMHYVYPYPHVEKIVELMAQGKILPYLDVPLQHASPKILRSMRRPGAGKQLDTIRRWREICPELVIRSTFIVGFPGETEADFQELLQFLEDARLDRVGAFTYSDVDEADANALPDAVPQDVKEERLSRFMEVAQRISAERLAEKVGTVMDVIVDEFNDDEDDAPGTKLIGRTKGDAPGIDGQVYLFAGEFAGTVKIGDIVRVRIEDSDEYDLYGEVVETPAWTPNVPQLGHFGKH; from the coding sequence ATGATGATGGAAGGCAACGGTCCCGCTGTGGCGGGCGCAAAACGGGTGGGGTTCATCAGTCTGGGGTGCCCGAAGGCGCTGGTGGACAGTGAGCGGATTCTGACGCAGCTGCGGTTCGAGGGCTATGAGGTGGCGGCCAGTTACGAGAATGCGGACGCGGTGATCGTGAATACGTGTGGGTTCATCACGCCGGCGGTCGAGGAGTCCCTGAGCGCGATCGGTGAGGCGCTGGAGGCGACGGGGAAGGTGATCGTGACCGGGTGCCTGGGTGAGCGGCCGGAGAAGATCATGGAGCGGCACCCGAAGGTCGCGGCGATCACGGGCAGTGAGGCGGTGGATGACGTGATGGGTCACGTGCGGACGCTGCTGCCGATCGATACGAGTGCGTTCACGGGTCTGCTGCCGGTGGCGGCGCCGGGCACGCGGGCGGACGCCGTTCAGCCGGAGCGGGAGGATACGCGGCACGGGGATGTGTTCGCGCCGAGCGTGAAGCTGACGCCGAAGCACTACGCGTACGTGAAGATCGCGGAGGGCTGCAATCACACGTGTTCGTTCTGCATCATTCCGAAGTTGCGGGGGTTGCAGGTGTCCCGTGACGCCGGGTCGGTGCTGTACGAGGCGTACCGCCTGATCGCGGGCGGCACGAAGGAACTGATGATCATCTCGCAGGACACGAGTGCGTACGGCGTGGATGTCCGGTACCGCGAGAGCGAATTCCAGGGTGAGCAGGTCCGGGCGCACCTGACGGACCTGGCCGTGAAGCTGGGCGAGATGGGCGCGTGGGTGCGGATGCATTACGTGTACCCGTACCCGCACGTGGAGAAGATCGTGGAACTGATGGCGCAGGGCAAGATCCTGCCGTACCTGGATGTGCCGCTGCAGCACGCCAGTCCGAAGATCCTGCGGTCCATGCGCCGGCCCGGTGCGGGCAAGCAGCTGGACACCATCCGCCGCTGGCGGGAGATCTGCCCGGAACTGGTGATCCGCTCCACGTTCATCGTGGGGTTCCCCGGTGAGACGGAGGCGGACTTCCAGGAGTTGCTGCAGTTCCTGGAGGACGCCCGCCTGGACCGCGTGGGGGCGTTCACGTACAGCGACGTGGACGAGGCCGACGCGAACGCCCTGCCGGACGCCGTGCCGCAGGACGTGAAGGAGGAGCGCCTGAGCCGTTTCATGGAGGTCGCGCAGCGCATCAGCGCCGAGCGGCTGGCCGAGAAGGTCGGCACCGTCATGGACGTGATCGTGGACGAGTTCAACGACGACGAGGACGACGCGCCGGGCACGAAACTGATCGGCCGCACGAAGGGGGACGCGCCGGGCATCGACGGGCAGGTGTACCTGTTCGCCGGTGAGTTCGCCGGGACCGTGAAGATCGGGGACATCGTGCGCGTGCGCATCGAGGACAGCGACGAGTACGACCTGTACGGCGAGGTCGTGGAGACGCCCGCCTGGACGCCCAACGTGCCTCAGCTGGGGCATTTCGGGAAGCACTGA
- a CDS encoding superoxide dismutase: MTITRLLLGSTLALTLGSCAMMAPAMSYTLAKQPAGGALTPTGMVDVKKDGMTVMTSAKVMGLAPNTYYVAHYHLQGTASTDPCSSGGAPIMNSMIVGQSDAMGMLTLTGSVAAADVMNATYFNIHTASDAAGTPADAGVTCTSVKM; the protein is encoded by the coding sequence ATGACCATCACCAGACTGCTGCTCGGCTCCACCCTGGCCCTGACCCTCGGCTCCTGCGCCATGATGGCCCCCGCCATGAGTTACACCCTCGCCAAGCAACCCGCCGGCGGCGCCCTGACCCCCACCGGCATGGTCGACGTGAAGAAAGACGGCATGACCGTCATGACCAGCGCCAAGGTCATGGGTCTCGCCCCGAACACCTACTACGTCGCGCACTACCACCTGCAGGGCACGGCCAGCACCGACCCGTGCAGCAGCGGCGGCGCGCCCATCATGAACAGCATGATCGTTGGGCAGAGCGACGCCATGGGCATGCTCACCCTGACTGGCAGCGTGGCCGCCGCCGACGTGATGAACGCCACGTACTTCAACATCCACACCGCCAGTGACGCCGCCGGCACCCCCGCCGACGCCGGCGTGACCTGCACCAGCGTCAAGATGTAA
- a CDS encoding FtsW/RodA/SpoVE family cell cycle protein — protein MKYDLRFPVIIAALLAVGLMTVSTAALSPRVSSGVFTKQMLGVVLAAVPIALMWWAGRDRIYRVAPYLYGLALLMQVSTFVIGKEVNGQRNWIVLGPLQFQPLEILKFALILMLAVTLREGFKGLSTYGRALAVFLPALGLVVIQDFGGAIVLSVMFAVMMLAARMPVWHALLAALVVGTAVPTVLYPHLEPYQQKRLTIFLDPYQDPRGAGYQVIQSTIAVGSGGLQGKGYKQGSQSHNGFLPEAHTDFAVSTWLEEQGFVGGVVVLLLYGGLFWGLAGMAGEAPRLQDQVLFAGILGQIGFQVLENIGAALSVLPLTGITLPLISYGLSSLVSTLSTLGLAYVVHRDRYEGRI, from the coding sequence TTGAAGTACGACCTGCGGTTTCCCGTGATCATCGCGGCCCTGCTGGCGGTGGGTCTGATGACGGTCAGTACGGCGGCCCTGTCGCCGCGCGTGTCGAGCGGCGTGTTCACCAAGCAGATGCTGGGCGTGGTGCTGGCGGCCGTGCCGATCGCGCTGATGTGGTGGGCGGGCCGGGACCGCATCTACCGCGTGGCGCCGTACCTGTACGGGCTGGCGCTGCTGATGCAGGTCAGTACCTTCGTGATCGGGAAGGAGGTGAACGGGCAGCGGAACTGGATTGTGCTGGGGCCGCTGCAGTTCCAGCCGCTGGAGATCCTGAAGTTCGCGTTGATCCTGATGCTGGCCGTCACGCTGCGCGAGGGGTTCAAGGGTCTGTCCACGTACGGGCGGGCACTGGCAGTGTTCCTGCCCGCGCTGGGTCTGGTCGTCATTCAGGATTTCGGGGGGGCGATCGTGCTGAGCGTCATGTTCGCCGTGATGATGCTCGCGGCGCGCATGCCGGTGTGGCACGCGCTGCTGGCGGCGCTGGTGGTGGGAACGGCGGTACCGACGGTGCTGTACCCGCACCTGGAGCCGTACCAGCAGAAGCGCCTGACGATCTTCCTGGACCCGTACCAGGACCCGCGCGGGGCGGGGTACCAGGTGATTCAGAGCACCATCGCGGTGGGCAGCGGTGGGTTGCAGGGCAAGGGGTACAAGCAGGGCAGTCAGTCGCACAACGGGTTCCTGCCGGAGGCGCACACGGACTTCGCGGTGTCCACGTGGCTGGAGGAACAGGGGTTCGTGGGGGGCGTGGTGGTGCTGCTGCTGTACGGCGGGTTGTTCTGGGGGCTGGCGGGCATGGCGGGCGAGGCGCCCCGCTTGCAGGATCAGGTGCTGTTCGCCGGGATTCTGGGGCAGATCGGGTTTCAGGTCCTTGAGAACATCGGCGCGGCCCTGAGTGTCCTGCCGTTGACCGGGATCACGTTGCCGCTCATCAGTTACGGCCTGAGCAGTCTGGTCAGTACCCTGAGCACGCTGGGACTGGCGTATGTCGTGCACCGGGACCGGTACGAGGGGCGTATCTGA
- a CDS encoding dihydrofolate reductase family protein: protein MGGAALAGGARPEFRVFVAVSLDGLIARPDGRLDWLPGATPDSAPAPAGEDHGYAAFMAGVDTLLMGRETFGTVRDFPEWPYAGLRVVVLSRTLTAADLPPALRGAVQVMAGTPEQVAEELGHLGARAVYVDGGQTVQAFLRAGLIDELTVTVVPVLLGRGRPLFGPLGADLPLKLVSARVFSGSGFVQSTYRRRDGR, encoded by the coding sequence ATGGGTGGCGCGGCCCTTGCGGGTGGCGCGCGGCCTGAGTTCCGGGTGTTCGTGGCGGTCAGTCTGGACGGCCTGATCGCTCGGCCGGACGGTCGCCTGGACTGGCTGCCGGGAGCCACTCCGGACAGCGCTCCAGCCCCGGCGGGCGAGGATCACGGGTACGCGGCGTTCATGGCGGGCGTGGACACCCTGCTGATGGGCCGGGAGACCTTCGGGACCGTCCGGGACTTCCCGGAGTGGCCGTACGCGGGGTTGCGGGTGGTCGTCCTGAGCCGCACCCTGACGGCCGCCGACCTGCCGCCGGCCCTGCGCGGCGCGGTGCAGGTCATGGCTGGCACGCCCGAGCAGGTCGCGGAGGAACTGGGTCACCTGGGCGCGCGGGCCGTGTACGTGGACGGCGGGCAGACCGTGCAGGCGTTCCTGCGGGCCGGACTGATCGACGAACTGACGGTCACGGTCGTGCCGGTACTGCTGGGGCGGGGCCGCCCGCTGTTCGGGCCGCTGGGCGCCGACCTGCCCCTGAAGCTGGTGTCGGCGCGGGTGTTCAGCGGCAGTGGGTTCGTGCAGAGCACCTACCGCCGCAGGGATGGCCGGTAG
- a CDS encoding prepilin peptidase, translated as MTPDVLLVIFAALLGLLVGSFSNVLIWRLPRGESIAFPPSHCPNCDHRLGVPDLVPVLSWLSLGGKCRYCRAPIKARYPVVELLTGLGYGVIAALFPPLVVGWGALGLMALFTILLVGSAIDLDTYTIPDELTLPGTALGILFGFLNGRAGAEGLPDLSGAVQGALLGAGLVVAINQFGSWVLRRFRERSFPEAPIGYQQISLALLAGAWLGPWWGLGVALLSAAVNVVARRVVRVPELLTLGGLLVSVVLGSAGYGPGMILMVQGALAAAGATSLVAGVYWWLKYRGQTVDDAADEPADASAMGFGDVKLAAVIGAFLGWERLLLTLVVAVFAGALYGVAQLAMKRENRVKFGPFLAVGALVALIWGAQIIQGYRDGLGL; from the coding sequence GTGACCCCTGACGTCCTCCTCGTGATCTTCGCTGCCCTGCTCGGCCTGCTGGTCGGGTCGTTCTCGAACGTGCTGATCTGGCGCCTGCCGCGCGGCGAGAGTATCGCCTTCCCGCCCAGTCACTGCCCGAACTGCGACCACCGGCTGGGCGTGCCGGATCTGGTGCCGGTGCTGTCGTGGCTGAGCCTGGGCGGCAAGTGCCGCTACTGCCGGGCGCCCATCAAGGCGCGGTACCCGGTCGTGGAACTGCTGACCGGGCTGGGGTACGGCGTGATCGCGGCGCTGTTCCCGCCGCTGGTGGTCGGGTGGGGCGCACTGGGCCTGATGGCGCTGTTCACGATCCTGCTGGTCGGGAGTGCCATCGACCTGGATACGTACACCATCCCGGACGAGTTGACGCTGCCGGGCACGGCGCTGGGCATCCTGTTCGGGTTCCTGAACGGCCGGGCGGGCGCCGAGGGCCTGCCGGACCTGTCGGGCGCGGTGCAGGGCGCGCTGCTGGGCGCGGGTCTGGTCGTGGCGATCAACCAGTTCGGGTCGTGGGTGCTGCGCCGCTTCCGGGAACGCTCCTTCCCGGAAGCGCCCATCGGGTACCAGCAGATCAGTCTGGCGCTGCTGGCCGGCGCGTGGCTGGGGCCGTGGTGGGGGCTGGGCGTGGCGCTGCTGTCGGCGGCCGTGAACGTGGTGGCCCGGCGCGTGGTGCGTGTGCCGGAACTGCTGACGCTGGGCGGCCTGCTGGTCAGCGTGGTGCTGGGCAGCGCCGGCTACGGCCCCGGCATGATCCTGATGGTTCAGGGCGCGCTGGCGGCGGCGGGCGCCACGTCGCTGGTGGCGGGCGTGTACTGGTGGCTGAAGTACCGTGGGCAGACTGTGGATGACGCGGCCGACGAACCGGCCGACGCGAGCGCCATGGGGTTCGGGGACGTGAAACTGGCCGCCGTGATCGGCGCGTTCCTGGGCTGGGAGCGGCTGCTGCTGACGCTGGTCGTCGCGGTGTTCGCCGGGGCGCTGTACGGCGTGGCGCAACTCGCCATGAAACGCGAGAACCGCGTGAAGTTCGGGCCGTTCCTGGCGGTCGGTGCGCTGGTCGCCCTGATCTGGGGCGCGCAGATCATCCAGGGATACCGGGACGGCCTGGGGCTGTAA
- the minE gene encoding cell division topological specificity factor MinE produces the protein MFSWMKRGRTKETLKDRLELVLAYDRAQIPPGKVDALRNDLLEVVKRYFPTGNSSVEIEQRGDMVVLMANIPLDEDSPGRAAERNR, from the coding sequence GTGTTCTCGTGGATGAAGCGCGGCCGGACCAAGGAGACCCTGAAAGACCGCCTGGAGCTGGTGCTGGCGTACGACCGGGCGCAGATTCCGCCCGGCAAGGTGGACGCGTTGCGCAACGATCTGCTGGAGGTCGTCAAGCGGTACTTCCCGACGGGGAACAGTTCCGTGGAGATCGAGCAGCGGGGCGACATGGTGGTCCTGATGGCGAACATTCCGCTGGATGAGGATTCGCCGGGCCGCGCGGCCGAACGCAACCGCTGA
- a CDS encoding DUF937 domain-containing protein — translation MNITDSIQSFFGGDGAARLGQVAGLDAQTAQRVLSAGLPLQLDALADHARGAQGQAQIAEAIQNLPQFGSVQEALEGADGPQNLQQAGDLLGSVLLGDRGATLTQTVAAQTGAAGGGVQKMLGMALPLLLSQLGRAGVNGGNVGGMLGGLKGQLGGLLGAGAGATALGGAALSGVGLGGALGKVAAPDLTAPTPVVPDIAPPAVNVPSLDTPRLDTPRLDTPVPGAAGAATLGVAAGTAAGMAAGVVARDDSAAGLLEFLKGQFSGPAAERIGTSAGFGGGASRRAAQAALPLILNSLVNKGRTEAGAQDVLNMARPFEPLADTDGHLNTAVLDDAAESARIEGQGRGLLGGLFGNVDQVAGRLGTALGGSGASAGRLLALMTPLVLGVLGNRARSGGLGAAGFSGVLGGMGAGLAGLLPSGLSSLGALLGAGGLAAAGTAAAMAGAPRPAVPPVAPAPVPPAGTPPTPPEEKRRGGFPWWIIPLLLLLLLGGCWLVNRPSTDTAGTATTATDTAASILVTNPSSDANLPPQPFTMSGTGPAGATLTIQDEGQDVGTATVGDDGNWSADLPAPTVGEHTYTVDSGSARSEFKVNITEGADGAAPADDTSGDASGAADDGTDMTGTDTTGTDTTGTDTTGTDADGAATPAAFAISAPTADQELPAGGFTMNGTGTPGEEVELFEDGTSLGKVTIGEDGTWTFDVPSPAAGAHTYSVNGPDGTELGTVSATVAAASADASAADCTEDYTLSITDGQTVSEPFRFGGVGQGEGYSVTVKRGDRTIGTKAIPLDATCGWSYQSRPGAGTITYEVRPTGDAAAEPLSSVTLTVKQ, via the coding sequence ATGAACATCACAGACTCGATTCAATCGTTCTTCGGAGGTGACGGGGCCGCCCGTCTCGGGCAGGTCGCCGGGCTGGACGCCCAGACCGCGCAGCGCGTCCTGAGCGCCGGTCTGCCCCTGCAACTCGACGCGCTGGCCGATCATGCGCGCGGCGCCCAGGGGCAGGCGCAGATCGCCGAGGCCATCCAGAACCTCCCGCAATTCGGCAGCGTGCAGGAAGCCCTGGAAGGCGCGGACGGCCCGCAGAACCTCCAGCAGGCCGGTGACCTGCTCGGGTCGGTGCTGCTGGGCGACCGCGGCGCGACCCTCACTCAGACGGTGGCGGCGCAGACCGGCGCGGCGGGCGGCGGCGTGCAGAAGATGCTGGGCATGGCCCTGCCGCTCCTGCTGAGCCAGCTCGGCCGCGCCGGCGTGAACGGCGGCAACGTCGGCGGGATGCTCGGCGGCCTGAAAGGGCAACTGGGCGGACTGCTGGGCGCCGGAGCCGGAGCCACCGCACTGGGCGGAGCGGCACTGAGCGGAGTGGGACTGGGCGGAGCGCTCGGCAAGGTCGCCGCGCCGGACCTGACGGCCCCCACCCCGGTCGTGCCGGACATCGCACCTCCGGCCGTGAACGTCCCGTCGCTGGACACGCCACGTCTGGACACGCCCCGTCTGGACACTCCGGTGCCCGGCGCGGCAGGTGCCGCCACCCTGGGCGTGGCAGCGGGGACGGCGGCGGGCATGGCGGCGGGCGTGGTCGCCCGTGACGACAGCGCCGCTGGCCTGCTGGAGTTCCTGAAGGGGCAGTTCAGCGGCCCGGCCGCCGAACGCATCGGAACCTCCGCCGGGTTCGGTGGCGGCGCGTCCAGGCGGGCGGCGCAGGCGGCGCTGCCGCTGATCCTGAATTCACTGGTGAACAAGGGCCGCACCGAGGCGGGCGCGCAGGACGTGCTGAACATGGCCCGGCCCTTCGAACCGCTGGCCGACACGGACGGCCACCTGAACACGGCCGTGCTGGACGACGCCGCCGAATCCGCCCGCATCGAGGGCCAGGGGCGCGGCCTGCTGGGCGGCCTGTTCGGGAATGTGGATCAGGTCGCGGGCCGACTGGGTACCGCGCTGGGCGGCAGTGGCGCCAGCGCCGGGCGCCTGCTGGCCCTGATGACCCCGCTGGTGCTGGGCGTGCTGGGCAACCGCGCCCGCAGCGGCGGCCTGGGCGCGGCTGGCTTCAGCGGCGTGCTGGGCGGCATGGGCGCGGGCCTCGCGGGTCTGCTGCCCAGCGGCCTGAGTAGCCTGGGCGCGCTGCTGGGCGCCGGTGGACTGGCCGCCGCTGGGACGGCTGCGGCCATGGCGGGCGCACCCCGTCCGGCCGTGCCGCCGGTCGCGCCTGCGCCGGTGCCTCCGGCGGGTACGCCGCCCACGCCTCCCGAGGAGAAACGCCGGGGCGGCTTCCCCTGGTGGATCATTCCGCTGTTGCTGCTGTTGCTGCTGGGCGGCTGCTGGCTGGTCAACCGTCCGTCCACGGACACGGCGGGAACGGCCACCACGGCGACCGACACGGCGGCCAGCATTCTGGTCACCAACCCGTCTTCCGACGCGAACCTGCCGCCCCAGCCGTTCACCATGAGCGGTACCGGCCCGGCCGGCGCGACCCTGACCATCCAGGACGAGGGTCAGGACGTGGGGACCGCCACGGTCGGTGACGACGGCAACTGGTCGGCCGACCTGCCCGCCCCGACCGTGGGTGAGCACACGTACACCGTGGACAGCGGCTCGGCCCGCAGCGAGTTCAAGGTGAACATTACCGAGGGCGCTGACGGCGCGGCCCCCGCCGACGACACGAGTGGCGACGCGAGCGGCGCTGCTGACGACGGCACGGACATGACCGGCACTGATACGACCGGTACCGACACGACTGGCACCGACACGACTGGCACCGATGCGGACGGCGCGGCGACCCCGGCGGCCTTCGCGATCAGCGCCCCCACGGCCGATCAGGAACTCCCGGCGGGCGGTTTCACCATGAACGGCACCGGCACGCCCGGCGAGGAAGTGGAACTGTTCGAGGACGGCACCAGCCTCGGCAAGGTCACCATCGGCGAGGACGGCACCTGGACCTTCGACGTGCCCAGCCCCGCCGCGGGCGCGCACACCTACTCGGTCAACGGCCCGGACGGCACGGAACTCGGAACGGTCAGCGCGACGGTCGCGGCCGCCAGTGCCGACGCCAGCGCCGCCGACTGCACCGAGGACTACACCCTGAGCATCACGGACGGCCAGACCGTCAGCGAACCCTTCCGCTTCGGCGGGGTCGGGCAGGGCGAGGGGTACAGCGTGACCGTCAAGCGCGGCGACCGGACTATCGGCACCAAGGCCATCCCGCTGGACGCCACCTGCGGCTGGAGCTACCAGAGCCGCCCCGGCGCGGGCACCATCACCTACGAGGTCCGCCCCACGGGTGACGCGGCTGCCGAGCCTCTCAGTAGCGTCACCCTGACCGTCAAGCAGTAA